In the genome of Actinobacillus genomosp. 1, the window CTAGATGATGTCCTCTAAAAATCAGATTATATTTATCTGATTTAAGTTTTCTTAAATCACTTTGTAATTTAGTTGTATCAAAATCTTTTGATTGAGATGTTCCTCGCCACGTTGGCGCATAGAATACAACGGGTTTAGTATTCGATAATCCCAATTTTTCTTTGATTTCTTCACGTCTTTTATCTGTTAAATTGAATGATAAATCAATTCTTGGATAACCTGTTTCAGCTAATTTCCCACTAAATAAGTCCTTAACATCATATTGCTCTAAAATAACATCAGTTGTATGACGATTAGGCGAAATAATATGTGTTGCTTGTAAAAAATTTCGGCTGACATTTGCGTGGTCCATAAATGGACTTTTAATATCTTTCCCTAATGTCTTCATTGGCGTACCATGCCAAGTATTTAAATAAACCTGACCTTCTTTTCTAATAAAATAATAAGGGAAGCTAACATTATTAATAAGGTATTTCGCTGTGCATAAATAACGTAAATATGCGTCTGAACCTCGTTTAATAAAGATAATATTTCTATTAAATTTAAGATTGTCAGGAATAACTGTTCCATCTTTAATTACAACTACATAAGTATAGTCATAATTATTTTCTAACATATAAGATAGAATTGCATACGGATTACAACTAATATTCCCACCAAAGAAACTTTCAATTAATACTAATTTCTCATCTAATTCTAAGGTTTCATAATATTCAGTATAGTATGAAAGAAATTCTTCTTCTTTATGTTTAATAACATCTTTCGGATTAACTGCATAAGCAAGTTTACGTCGTCTAGAGTTTTGGAAAGCAACCACAGATTGCTCATATTTTCCTAGTTTCTCTAACATTAAAGCTAAGCGATACCACCAATAATCATTGTAATTATCCGATCTCTTAACAGCCTCTTGGTAAAATTCAGCCGATTTCTCAAAATTCTCAGCTCTTTCATAGGCTTGTCCGCACTTAAAGCACCAATTTGCATTTATTACTTCTGACAATTCAATAGCTTTTTCAAAAGATTGAGCAGCTTCAGTCCAAATATACAATCGTTCATAAGCAATACCAATACGATAATATAAATGGGGATTTCTTGAGTTAGATTGAATTTGATATTGTAAATAAGCTGATAGAGCAACATCCCATAATCCACGTTTAGCATGTAAAGCCCCTATACCAAATTTAGATACATCATCTATTGGAAGGCTCATATCAATTACACTGGAGTAATAATGTTCAGCTTCTTCTAGTTTTCCTAGCCTTTCGAGGTTATACCCTATACTATATTTATAGTTACGATTAAGAGGATCAAAATGACTTGCTTTTTGGAAATATGAAAATGCTTGTTCATAATTCGCTAATTTCTCCGCTACAATTCCTAACTGATAAAATGCTCGTTCAGAATTTGGCTGCAGCTCAATATATTTTTCTAGTTGAAATTGTGCTAACCAATATTGTCTACTACCAATTAAAGATATTGCGTATTCCCAAATATATTCTGGGTTATTCGGATTTGCTTCTAACTTTTTCTTATTTTCAGAAACTTTAACTTTTGATGAATTATTCTTATATCGCTCAGTTGTCGCTAGTTGCTTTTTCCATGCTTCTTTTTCAGGAGCAAGCTCAACAGCTTTTTGAATAAAGTGATTTGCTTCATCCCATTTCTTATCTTTATATAAAGCCATACCATATCTAAAATTTAGATATGCATTTTGAGGCTGCTTTTCTAAAATTTTATTAAAAATTTTCTGCGATTTTTTATATTGTTTGTGCTTATATAAATATAGACCATGTAGTAGGCTTGGTACTGATGATAATTTTACATTATGTTTCATTTTTTAAATTCTCGTTGTTTAGCAACATAAATCTGCATTTCCGCTTCATTGATAACTTCCATATTTGGCGTATCAAATGCACTATCAAATTGAGTTTTTGGCGTACGCCAATCACCGTAATTTTCGGTTAGGTATAAATCGTAATTTTCAGGTATTAAATATTGTTGTCCGAGAAAATTTGTATATATCAAGTTGAATGGCGAGTTATGCCATTTTATTTTGACACCTGCGTGCCAATAATCATTAGATTCGCGATAATGGATAAACACATCAATTGCGATACCATTAACGTGTCTTAACATGACTAAATGATTTGTGCGGGTTGGTACTACGTAAAAATATCCCGATGTAGATAAACAGTTTACTAATTCTTCGTAAGAGTACTCATCCCAAACGCCGATATCAATATCTTTATCATGCCCTAATAATTTCCCTTCTCGAATACAACCTAGCAGCGTACCGCTAATCAGAAAGAAAGGTATTTTTTTGTGATCTAATACTTTTTTGAGATCCGCTAGTGCAATTGCCGCTAATTTATCATTATAAGCGGTTGTTTTTTTCTTCACTTTTGCTTGCTTTGGCAAAGGGTTGAGTTCTGTTAGTGCTAATGCCGTTTCTGTTAAACCAGCCCTTAATGCTGCATTTGTTCTTTGATGAATTAATAAATCAGATTTTAGGTGAGGTGTCGTTGTTCTTACTTTTTCAATATGCTGTTCTAAACGTTGAAAATCCGCAACAGTATTTACTAAGTTTGCCAGATATATCCAAACTTTTTTTCTTTTATTAAGTAAAGCGCATTGTTCTAATAATTGCCAAGCTTCTTCTTTACGTTTGCATTTAACGAGAATATCCGCATATAAAAAAACAACTTCGGGTATTTTTACAAAATTTGTGATTTTTTTGACCGCTTGTTCCGCTAAATCATATTCCCCACATAAGAAATAACTTTGTGCTAAAAAATAATGCCCGATATTAATGCCTTTATTGATCATTTTCTCAGCCAGTTTTCTTACTTGAGGATGATTCGCCTGTTCAAGAGCAGTAAGTAGGCTAAGCCCATACCAATATGTAGGCAAAAAATGAGGAGCATTACTTTCTCTCAAGACTCTCTGCAAAGTAAGTAAATGCTTTTTTAGGGTGTGAAACATCAAAAAATTACTCTTATTCGTGTTCGTGAATTTGTTTTTGTCCGGCTGCAAGGTCTTTCTTCGCAAGCATTTTTTTCACTTGAGTGGTTGAAATATCCGGAGTTCTAGGTAAATAAACTACTTCGCAATAATCTGCTAAGAAGTCAAATTTACCTTCCCAGTCATCGCCCATCACAAACACATCAATTGCGTTATTTTTAACATCATCGATTTTTTGTTCCCAGCTTGTTTCCGGAATCACTTCATCTACATAACGAATTGCTTTTAAGATATGTGCTCGTTCTTCATAAGAATAAGCGCATACTTTTCCTTTGCTTAAATTAAATTGATCGGTTGAAATAGCAACAGTAAGATGATCACCTAATGCTCTTGCTCTTTCTAATAAGCGAATATGCCCATGGTGTAACAAATCAAACGTACCATAGGTCAATACTTTTTTCATTCCTAACCCTCATATCGTTAA includes:
- a CDS encoding CDP-glycerol glycerophosphotransferase family protein — protein: MKHNVKLSSVPSLLHGLYLYKHKQYKKSQKIFNKILEKQPQNAYLNFRYGMALYKDKKWDEANHFIQKAVELAPEKEAWKKQLATTERYKNNSSKVKVSENKKKLEANPNNPEYIWEYAISLIGSRQYWLAQFQLEKYIELQPNSERAFYQLGIVAEKLANYEQAFSYFQKASHFDPLNRNYKYSIGYNLERLGKLEEAEHYYSSVIDMSLPIDDVSKFGIGALHAKRGLWDVALSAYLQYQIQSNSRNPHLYYRIGIAYERLYIWTEAAQSFEKAIELSEVINANWCFKCGQAYERAENFEKSAEFYQEAVKRSDNYNDYWWYRLALMLEKLGKYEQSVVAFQNSRRRKLAYAVNPKDVIKHKEEEFLSYYTEYYETLELDEKLVLIESFFGGNISCNPYAILSYMLENNYDYTYVVVIKDGTVIPDNLKFNRNIIFIKRGSDAYLRYLCTAKYLINNVSFPYYFIRKEGQVYLNTWHGTPMKTLGKDIKSPFMDHANVSRNFLQATHIISPNRHTTDVILEQYDVKDLFSGKLAETGYPRIDLSFNLTDKRREEIKEKLGLSNTKPVVFYAPTWRGTSQSKDFDTTKLQSDLRKLKSDKYNLIFRGHHLVEQLLETIDLDVIVAPKDIDSNELLGVCDLLITDYSSIIYDFLALNKPAISYIYDYEEYDAERGLYLKPTEMSGTVCTTIIDVKNAILENIASGKTNVSEQDINKYSYLDDGKATKRTVEFMFDRDDSCVYKYERKKSDIFFEGPFIPNGISRSFLNLMSSIKNSEKNITLLINGADISQDQKRLVEFDSLPSHITVLSRVGRTPMTLEELWVRNKFEETYQMYSESFTNTLLKVYKREARRLLGNSSFDNAIHFEGYSLFWVLLFSQINAKKHVIYQHNDKYKEWKGRFPYLEGVFNSYPLFDQIVSVSEKTMENNILNLSKEFNISKEKFTFCNNPINIQQILSSADEDIEIEKEFSEFKGKKFINIGRMSHEKDQLKLIEAFYEAKKIHANIRLFILGDGVLKQDLINKIKDLSLEDSVYLLGQKKNPFPYLKQADVFILSSNHEGQPMVLLESLTLGTPIIATDIVGNRSILGENYGTLVENNKDGLVQGINAYMEKGGRKDNFDPYEYQNNAMAKFYSLLAN
- the tagD gene encoding glycerol-3-phosphate cytidylyltransferase, which translates into the protein MKKVLTYGTFDLLHHGHIRLLERARALGDHLTVAISTDQFNLSKGKVCAYSYEERAHILKAIRYVDEVIPETSWEQKIDDVKNNAIDVFVMGDDWEGKFDFLADYCEVVYLPRTPDISTTQVKKMLAKKDLAAGQKQIHEHE